One Manihot esculenta cultivar AM560-2 chromosome 6, M.esculenta_v8, whole genome shotgun sequence DNA segment encodes these proteins:
- the LOC122723887 gene encoding uncharacterized protein LOC122723887 codes for MISSTTCGLPYWYYRHKLKKKYFDSKATYSLHLRNKPKDMDVKDWKYLVNLWTENAFQERRNKNKTNRCKRSMPPYTGTKRFARLRDHMPEKNSYIRAYGPRKNVTEYFSARPTKIELLRQLDTSRIEANERVQQIQKEASEQVNDVKKQMDEKLAEMNRIWEQKFKML; via the exons ATGATAAGCTCGACCACATGTGGTCTACCATATTG GTATTATAGGCATAAGTTGAAGAAGAAGTACTTTGATTCAAAGGCAACTTATTCACTTCATCTCCGAAACAAGCCTAAGGATATGGATGTAAAAGATTGGAAATATTTGGTTAATCTTTGGACAGAAAATGCATTTCAG GAGAGAAGAAACAAAAATAAGACAAATAGATGCAAGCGTTCTATGCCGCCATACACGGGGACAAAAAGGTTTGCTCGGCTGAGAGATCATATG CCAGAAAAAAATAGTTATATACGTGCTTATGGTCCTAGAAAAAATGTCACAGAATATTTTAGTGCTAGACCTACAAAGATAGAACTACTTAGACAACTTGATACTTCAAGAATAGAAGCAAACGAGCGTGTCCAACAAATTCAAAAAGAAGCAAGTGAACAAGTAAATGATGTTAAGAAGCAAATGGATGAGAAACTTGCAGAGATGAATAGAATATGGGAGCAGAAATTCAAGATGCTTTAG